The window CGGCACACCGCAGCGCTACGCCACCCGCGCCGAGGCCTGCGCGGGGCTGCGCCGGGCGCTCGCCCGCACGCCGGCCAATCGCATCGACGCCGGCCTCGGCCAGGTCAATCTCGGCTACCACACGCATCGCTACACGCAGCCCTGCGAGCTGCTGGACCCGTACCGCAACCTCGCCGTCGCTGCGGAAATCCTGCGCGAACAGCACACGCCGGGCGAGGACTGGCTGCTTGCCATCGGCCGCTACCACCGGCCCGCCGGCGGGGCACCCGCGGCGCGATACCGGCGCAGTGTGCATCGGCACCTGACCCGCGTACTCGA is drawn from Methylibium petroleiphilum PM1 and contains these coding sequences:
- a CDS encoding lytic transglycosylase; protein product: MAAAVGTPGRERRPSRVAIRCASAALLLATGGWALAALAREVPPPAYQMAAHRADVPAAVLYAVALQESGAMLRGRLIPWPWTLNVAGTPQRYATRAEACAGLRRALARTPANRIDAGLGQVNLGYHTHRYTQPCELLDPYRNLAVAAEILREQHTPGEDWLLAIGRYHRPAGGAPAARYRRSVHRHLTRVLDPGVPVPTLQATTP